The following coding sequences lie in one Helicoverpa zea isolate HzStark_Cry1AcR chromosome 2, ilHelZeax1.1, whole genome shotgun sequence genomic window:
- the LOC124644964 gene encoding probable ubiquitin carboxyl-terminal hydrolase FAF-X isoform X1 — protein sequence MTISMKEQDQMPGEMAFPEAKLKALEEKISHPRWVVPVLPEQELEALLVAATELAAKGEDANHPACQRFYNDALTVSFTKILTDDAVSSWKNNIQQCVRSNCEKLVKLCAMKLDDPRFLHLLSMAFNPNNKFHTFNASRTSEGLSITPPGQGTAQEAEVFARSQDHRTPRGWLVHLVNVFGQAGGFVKLRERFETIMGFQKTELTSSITSEEKVSTEIIEKENEETKSDKVENTEIAPVIADSGEFSIPARSEQPSSLEQSTSGETRVASVWQLLRPLGLCHDLLTSHTVTTYLLPVLECIPTLLESLTDEELKREARGSENKTDIVSCLIRACKYVSVKTPQHHSLLKSLEMFRLKMILRLLQMSSFNGKMSALNEINQLISTFSQQPKPEWLTPAVITNWIRENKVVDIVLRDSLHQPQYVDRLEKMLRFMIKENSLTRDDLDAIWKAQHGKHEAIVKNLHDLLAKLAWDFTPDQLDHLFDCFKASWATSSKKQSDKLLEVIRRLAEDDKDGVMANKVLVLFWNLAHSDEVCTEIMDVALANLIKILDYSCSQDRDAQKTLWLDKCVDELKTNEKWVLPALKMMREICCLYEAGGGTGLRPHVTRQELIDRLQTQHSLVILVTDSLTHYMEAVRNKLTEEGEIDWDNWQPDGRYPHAAQVHERLSFLRFLLKDGQLWLCAEQAKQIWVCLAEKPAHLGDREACFRWFSKLMGEEPDLDPNINLHFFRRNIMTLSPNLLTHAGIKCFERFFKAVNSKEGKLKVKRRSFLLNDADLIGLDYLWRVITECDDEISARGIELLREVCTCVGPQLSAAHHHEAFLTHCCARTQRMQKDMDTHEDSSEGCTRMCRVIRAIQEYINECDRRFSAERQILPIYRSGRGRQCTIIVRFNFQTGQRQVEDIELFSHSNETLHSLRASIQRRLKTASESNIKLELYVNKLELYVNGELLDSSHDRKILSQIPLRDKTVIVAKVYDGQVCGSGGCGSSNESSSDSSTSSPPLSPTPEHALPGVLFAQGSWYLPFILDLEHIGITKGHGPLTEAAHLLSQICPAHKQTVEKLTEALLCREDTKLRDMLYGPAPPTVAYNVEVLYSMVMPSSDTRLERCRSFQIACVKKAPLLVQCLSDKDFLQGAAPHTRRVGYLALVRLAKLALYTLGHLFEILAPDGTESTLDKEFSRRDVTILREALQTVPNHSCELMVKAISEKLANALGEQVVISGEDSDSVSALVWWRVPTAATVRALYSLAYSVAQPSEISGIVHPDDVTLVRECMEVVTICMALNGGHLENNLLNETWWQDTALFLMIDCPNPQVRVSCAEQLLAMCAWGGGGGARAALAALGGAAQVAAPAGTSGTARAPAAARLTRHPRHAQQFLQLLCRLVALAGPTSRTLDDLALEVAWLRAVRANPLSLDDTLLEGHLNLTKELFAHVPAQVKYQYGAHPDHKDAGLIKEVTTEFLWPYSWAWCAVPLRAAGEAGAEPAPPLCRTPGEAGAEPAPPLCRTPGAAAAATDLLLALVHACVPNMAALANLLEHMFYSDKSMPLAEWEYMPCVGPRPAAGLVGLKNAGATCYMNSVLQQLYCVRAVRDALLTVQGAATDPNEDFSGETHHHTIVENNIENNADYNITILKQVQAIFAHLHYSKLQYYIPRGLWAHFRLQGEPVNLREQQDAVEFFMSLVESLDEALKSLGQEQLMAKTMGGTYSDQKICKGCPHRYCKEEPFSVVSLDIRNMSRLQESLEAYVRGELLEGADAYHCDKCNKKVVTVKRLCLNKLPPVLVIQLKRFEYDFEKVCAIKFNDYFEFPRELDVEPYTAWGLARAEGDSSLWEGGEEKAQETHYQLSGIVVHSGQASGGHYYSYVLLRDNGSETGRWVKLDDGDVSECGMHDDEEMKAQCFGGEYMGEVFDPMLKRVSYKRQKRWWNAYMLFYTRKDTIENQSALEQSMQNLTMKENIIPRPIWLSVRRSNIAFSHNQDQFSLEHFNFMKKLCCMRLQMLPGSQSAVWGPEHEEMSMLAVQLATKFLFQVGFRTKKTLRGPAADWHDILCQHLRCSQVVRAWFATDLFKHPHRLCDYLLSCPTAEVRIVFMKIIVFLAHFSVQDSPVSNGFGVWCSREEALSLSDQLLCSARALAAPHHDAHAIRHLPLLFNLFHTYASLGLSEKLQLLRLKLLDVVLSVCMDESNTMGKYQYPESAKIHQVVCALVRCCDVSARCGSALASEGAAPLPNPYAEPHAPRPALSPQAADVLYNRTGTYMKKLTEECCGCEEGIRLLQFMCWEHAGWSRIALAELLWQMAYAYCHELRRHSDALTALLLMEDSWQQHRIHNVIKGVSDERPGLLETAARARGHYQKRAYACVKLLVGVMCRAPPAVRAVHAQPDARRRWRQLLAWLQDELDRKYGPGYGSYGTWSPPGTSNETSSGYFLERSNSARKTLEKAYQLCPEEEDEEEEEGREGASGSGSGDAADDSADEEEAPAPAAAPPAPRDPLPPL from the exons ATGACTATATCAATGAAAGAACAAGATCAAATGCCTGGGGAG ATGGCATTCCCCGAGGCCAAATTAAAGGCACTGGAAGAGAAGATTTCACATCCTCGCTGGGTTGTGCCCGTGCTTCCTGAACAGGAGCTGGAGGCACTGCTTGTTGCTGCCACTGAGCTGGCAGCAAAAG GTGAAGATGCAAACCACCCGGCATGTCAGAGATTCTATAATGATGCCCTCACAGTGTCCTTTACAAAGATACTAACAGATGATGCAGTCTCATCTTGGAAGAATAACATACAACAATGTGTCCGTTCAAACTGCGAGAAGCTTGTAAAACTATGTGCAATGAAACTAGATGATCCAAGATTTCTGCATTTATTATCAATGGCATTCAATCCAAACAACAA ATTTCACACATTTAATGCATCTAGGACTTCTGAAGGTCTTTCTATCACACCACCTGGACAGGGTACAGCACAAGAGGCTGAAGTGTTTGCAAGGTCGCAGGATCATCGCACGCCGAGAGGATGGCTGGTCCATCTTGTTAATGT gTTTGGGCAAGCAGGTGGCTTTGTTAAACTCCGTGAAAGGTTTGAAACAATCATGGGGTTCCAAAAGACAGAGTTGACATCATCCATTACTTCAGAGGAAAAAGTCTCTACagaaataatagaaaaagaaaatgaagAAACTAAAAGTGATAAAGTTGAAAACACAGAAATTGCACCAGTTATTGCTGACAGTGGTGAA TTTTCGATCCCGGCGCGTAGCGAGCAACCTTCGTCGTTAGAGCAGTCCACCAGCGGGGAGACTCGCGTGGCGTCCGTGTGGCAGCTGCTGCGGCCTCTGGGGCTCTGCCACGACCTCCTCACATCACACACCGTTACCACGTACCTGTTACCTGTACTT GAATGTATCCCAACACTACTGGAAAGTTTAACTGACGAAGAATTGAAGAGGGAGGCGCGTGGTAGCGAGAATAAGACTGACATTGTTTCCTGTTTAATTCGCGCATGTAAATACGTCTCAGTGAAAACACCCCAGCATCACAGTTTACTCAAAT cacTTGAAATGTTTCGTTTAAAAATGATATTGCGATTGCTGCAAATGTCTTCATTCAACGGGAAGATGTCAGCTCTGAATGAAATCAATCAACTCATCAGTACGTTTTCTCAGCAACCAAAACCAGAGTGGCTCACACCTGCTGTTATTACA AATTGGATCCGAGAAAATAAAGTAGTGGACATAGTTTTACGAGACTCCCTCCACCAGCCGCAGTACGTCGACAGACTAGAGAAAATGCTTAGGTTTATGATAAAAGAGAACTCACTGACGCGGGACGATCTGGACGCCATCTGGAAGGCGCAGCATGGCAAGCACGAAGCCATTGTTAAGAACTTGCATGATTTGTTAGCCAAACTGGCTTGGGACTTCACCCCCGATCAACTTGACCATTTATTTGACTGTTTTAAG gcGAGTTGGGCCACATCAAGCAAAAAGCAAAGTGATAAACTACTAGAAGTAATAAGGAGATTAGCAGAAGATGACAAAGATGGTGTAATGGCAAACAAG GTATTAGTACTTTTCTGGAACTTGGCGCACTCAGATGAAGTTTGTACGGAAATAATGGATGTTGCATTAGctaatcttataaaaatattagactACAGTTGTAGTCAAGACCGAGACGCTCAGAAGACGCTGTGGTTGGACAA GTGTGTAGACGAACTGAAAACAAATGAGAAGTGGGTATTACCAGCACTGAAGATGATGCGCGAGATATGTTGCCTGTACGAGGCGGGCGGCGGCACGGGGCTGCGGCCGCACGTCACGCGCCAGGAGCTCATCGACCGCCTGCAGACGCAGCACTCGCTCGTCATACTCGTCACCGACTCCCTCACGCATTACATGGAGGCTGTGCGGAACAAACTAACAG AAGAAGGTGAAATAGATTGGGACAACTGGCAACCAGATGGCAGATACCCACATGCAGCTCAAGTTCATGAACGACTCAGTTTCCTGAGGTTTCTGTTGAAAGACGGACAACTGTGGCTGTGCGCAGAACAA GCAAAACAGATATGGGTGTGTTTGGCTGAGAAGCCTGCACACCTCGGTGACCGGGAGGCGTGTTTCCGATGGTTCAGCAAACTTATGGGGGAGGAGCCTGACTTAGATCCTAACATTAATCTACATTTTTTTCGAAGGAACATTATGACATTATCACCGAATTTACTAACCCACGCTGGTATCAAGTGTTTTGAAAG ATTTTTCAAGGCAGTGAACTCCAAAGAAGGCAAACTGAAAGTAAAGCGACGTAGTTTTCTACTTAACGACGCAGATCTCATAGGCTTAGATTATTTATGGCGGGTGATAACGGAGTGCGACGACGAGATCTCGGCGCGCGGCATCGAGCTGCTGCGCGAGGTGTGCACGTGCGTGGGCCCGCAGCTGTCGGCCGCGCACCACCACGAGGCCTTCCTCACGCACTGCTGCGCGCGGACCCAGCGCATGCAGAAGGACATGGACACGCACGAAG ATTCGTCAGAGGGTTGTACAAGAATGTGTAGAGTGATTCGTGCCATACAAGAATACATAAATGAATGTGATAGAAGGTTTTCAGCTGAGAGGCAGATCTTACCTATCTATAGGTCAGGTCGGGGGAGGCAGTGTACGATTATAGTCAGATTTAATTTCCAAACTGGCCAAAGACAAGTTGAAGATATTGAACTGTTCTCGCACTCTAATGAGACGCTGCATTCGTTACGCGCCTCCATTCAAAGAAG GCTGAAGACTGCTTCAGAAAGTAATATAAAGTTAGAGCTATATGTAAATAAGTTGGAGCTGTATGTTAATGGGGAATTATTAGATTCTAGTCACGATAGAAAAATTCTCTCGCAAATACCGCTTCGTGACAAAACTGTGATTGTTGCTAAG GTTTATGATGGGCAAGTATGTGGCAGCGGCGGCTGTGGTTCGTCTAACGAGTCCAGCAGCGACTCCAGTACTTCTTCACCTCCCTTGTCGCCTACACCGGAGCACGCGTTACCGGGTGTT CTTTTTGCGCAAGGGTCGTGGTATCTGCCGTTTATACTAGACTTGGAACATATTGGCATTACCAAGGGACATGGTCCCCTTACCGAAGCGGCGCATCTACTCTCACAGATTTGCCCAGCGCATAAGCAAACT GTAGAAAAATTAACAGAAGCTTTGCTATGTAGAGAAGACACAAAATTGAGGGACATGCTTTACGGCCCAGCGCCGCCCACGGTAGCTTATAATGTTGAG gTGTTATACAGCATGGTGATGCCATCTTCAGACACGCGATTGGAACGCTGTCGCAGTTTTCAGATAGCTTGCGTCAAGAAAGCTCCACTGCTAGTCCAATGCTTGTCTGACAAGGACTTTCTGCAAGGCGCTGCACCACATACGAGGAG GGTCGGCTACTTAGCTCTAGTGAGGCTAGCGAAACTGGCATTATACACGCTTGGCCATCTTTTCGAAATACTCGCTCCCGACGGTACTGAATCTACTCTCGACAAGGAATTCAG TAGAAGGGATGTGACTATACTACGCGAAGCCTTACAGACGGTGCCCAACCATAGTTGCGAATTGATGGTCAAGGCTATTTCTGAGAAGCTAGCCAATGCGTTAGGCGAACAG GTGGTGATCAGTGGCGAGGACAGTGACTCGGTATCTGCGTTGGTGTGGTGGCGAGTGCCTACCGCGGCCACTGTCCGCGCTCTCTATAGTCTTGCGTACTCTGTGGCACAGCCGTCCGAGATCAGCGGCATTGTTCACCCTGATGATGTTACAC TTGTTCGGGAGTGTATGGAAGTAGTGACCATCTGTATGGCATTGAATGGAGGCCACTTGGAGAACAACTTGTTAAACGAGACATGGTGGCAGGATACTGCGTTGTTCCTAATGATTGATTGCCCAAACCCTCAG GTTCGCGTGTCATGCGCGGAGCAACTACTAGCGATGTGCGCgtggggcggcggcggcggagcCCGGGCCGCGCTGGCGGCGCTGGGCGGCGCGGCGCAGGTGGCGGCGCCGGCGGGCACGTCGGGCACGGCTCGTGCTCCGGCCGCCGCGCGCCTCACGCGACATCCGCGTCACGCGCAGCAGTTCCTGCAGCTGCTGTGTAGACTGGTGGCGCTGGCGGGGCCTACGTCACGTACACTTGATGATCTCGCTCTTGAG GTGGCATGGTTACGAGCAGTCCGTGCCAACCCTTTATCGCTGGACGACACGCTGTTAGAGGGGCATCTCAACCTCACGAAGGAGTTGTTCGCCCATGTACCAGCGCAAGTTAAATACCAGTACGGTGCACATCCAGACCACAAGGACGCGGGACTCATTAAG GAAGTGACGACGGAGTTCCTGTGGCCGTACTCGTGGGCGTGGTGCGCGGTGCCGCTGCGCGCGGcgggcgaggcgggcgcggAGCCGGCGCCGCCGCTGTGCCGCACGCcgggcgaggcgggcgcggAGCCGGCGCCGCCGCTGTGCCGCACGCCGGGCGCCGCGGCCGCCGCCACCGACCTGCTGCTGGCGCTCGTGCACGCCTGCGTGCCCAACATGGCCGCGCTCGCTAATCTGCTCGAGCACATGTTTTATAGCG ACAAGAGCATGCCGCTGGCGGAGTGGGAGTACATGCCGTGCGTGGGGCCGCGGCCGGCGGCGGGGCTGGTGGGGCTGAAGAACGCGGGCGCCACGTGCTACATGAACTCCGTGCTGCAGCAGCTCTACTGCGTGCGGGCTGTGCGGGACGCGCTGCTCACCGTGCAAG GAGCTGCAACAGATCCAAATGAAGATTTTTCGGGTGAAACTCATCATCACACCATTGTAGAGAATAATATTGAG aacaaTGCAGATTACAACATCACGATTTTAAAACAAGTACAAGCAATTTTTGCCCATCTGCACTATAGCAAGCTACAATACTACATCCCTAGGGGCCTTTGGGCACATTTTAG GCTTCAAGGTGAACCCGTAAACTTACGTGAACAGCAAGATGCAGTAGAGTTTTTTATGTCGCTGGTGGAATCTTTAGACGAAGCATTGAAATCATTAGGCCAGGAACAATTAATGGCTAAGACTATGGGGGGTACATACTCGGATCAGAAGATTTGTAAGGGCTGCCCTCATAG GTACTGTAAGGAAGAACCATTCAGTGTCGTGTCACTGGACATCAGGAACATGTCCCGTTTACAGGAATCATTAGAAGCTTATGTTCGGGGAGAGCTGCTAGAAGGCGCCGATGCTTATCATTGTGATAAGTGTAATAAAAAG GTGGTAACAGTGAAGCGGCTTTGTCTAAACAAACTACCTCCAGTGTTAGTTATACAGTTGAAAAGGTTCGAATATGATTTCGAAAAAGTATGTGCAATAAAATTCAATGACTACTTCGAGTTTCCACGGGAGTTGGACGTCGAACCTTACACAG CATGGGGTCTGGCTCGGGCCGAGGGCGACTCGTCACTGTGGGAGGGTGGCGAGGAGAAAGCACAAGAGACGCACTACCAACTTAGCGGCATCGTGGTACACTCTGGACAGGCCTCTGGGGGACACTATTACTCATACGTATTACTGAG AGACAACGGCAGCGAGACGGGCCGGTGGGTGAAGTTAGACGACGGTGACGTATCGGAGTGCGGCATGCACGACGACGAGGAGATGAAGGCGCAGTGCTTTGGCGGCGAGTACATGGGCGAA GTGTTCGATCCGATGTTAAAGAGAGTATCATATAAGCGACAGAAAAGATGGTGGAATGCGTACATGCTGTTTTACACAAGGAAGGATACAATCGAAAATCAGTCAGCTCTAGAACAGTCAATGCAGAATTTGACCAtgaa gGAAAATATTATACCTCGTCCTATCTGGTTGTCAGTACGACGCAGTAATATTGCATTTTCTCACAATCAAGATCAGTTCAGTCTTGAGCATTTcaattttatgaagaaactTTGTTGTATGCGGCTACAAATGCTCCCAGGATCTCAAAGCGCTGTATGG GGGCCGGAACACGAAGAGATGTCGATGTTAGCGGTACAACTGGCAACGAAGTTCTTGTTCCAAGTAGGATTCCGAACAAAGAAGACATTACGTGGTCCCGCGGCCGACTGGCACGACATATTGTGTCAACACTTGCGATGCTCACAGGTCGTCAGAGCTTGGTTTGCAACTGATCTCTTCAAACATCCACAcag ACTGTGTGACTACTTATTATCGTGTCCAACTGCTGAAGTGAGAATAGTATTTATGAAAATCATCGTCTTTTTGGCGCACTTCTCAGTTCAAGATTCGCCAG TGAGCAACGGTTTCGGCGTGTGGTGCTCGCGCGAGGAGGCGCTGTCGCTGTCGGACCAGCTGCTGTGCAGCGCGCGCGCGCTGGCGGCGCCGCACCACGACGCGCACGCCATCCGCCACCTGCCGCTGCTCTTCAACCTCTTCCACACCTACGCCAGCCTCGGCCTCAGCGAGAAGCTGCAGCTGCTTAGG ctAAAACTCCTCGACGTCGTTTTGTCAGTTTGCATGGATGAATCGAACACAATGGGAAAATACCAGTATCCAGAGTCGGCCAAAATTCATCAG GTGGTGTGCGCGCTGGTGCGCTGCTGCGACGTGAGCGCGCGCTGCGGGTCGGCGCTGGCGAGCGAGGGCGCGGCGCCGCTGCCCAACCCCTACGCCGAGCCGCACGCGCCGCGCCCCGCGCTCTCGCCGCAGGCCGCCGACGTGCTCTACAACCGCACCGG GACTTACATGAAAAAATTGACTGAGGAGTGTTGTGGTTGCGAGGAAGGTATAAGATTACTACAGTTCATGTGCTGGGAGCACGCGGGCTGGTCGCGGATCGCGCTGGCCGAGCTGCTGTGGCAGATGGCGTACGCGTACTGCCACGAGCTGCGCCGCCACTCCGACGCGCTCACTGCGCTGCTGCTCATGGAGGACAGCTGGCAGCAGCACCGGATACATAACGTCATCAAG GGCGTGTCGGACGAGCGGCCGGGGCTGCTGGAgacggcggcgcgggcgcgcgggCACTACCAGAAGCGCGCGTACGCGTGCGTCAAGCTGCTGGTGGGCGTCATGtgccgcgcgccgcccgccgtgCGCGCCGTGCACGCGCagcccgacgcgcgccgccgctGGCGCCAGCTGCTCGCCTGGCTGCAGGACGAGCTCGACCGC AAGTATGGCCCTGGCTACGGCTCTTACGGCACGTGGTCTCCGCCCGGTACATCAAACGAGACGTCGAGCGGATACTTCCTCGAGCGTAGCAACTCTGCTAGGAAAACACTCGAAAA agCATACCAACTATGCCCCGAAGAGGAAGACGAAGAAGAAGAGGAGGGTCGCGAGGGCGCGTCGGGCTCGGGCTCGGGCGACGCGGCGGACGACAGCGCGGACGAGGAGGaggcgcccgcgcccgccgccgcgccgcccgcgccgcgcgacCCGCTGCCGCCGCTGTGA